One segment of Pseudoalteromonas rubra DNA contains the following:
- a CDS encoding winged helix-turn-helix domain-containing protein, with protein MTTIPNTHLLLIEDDHELAHWICDYLTEKSFTVSLCHRGDEAPQQILSLNPDLVILDGMLPGLDGLDVCKQVRPQYCGPILMLTARDEDMDEVLGLEMGADDYLTKPVRARVLLARIRALLRRHNPTSVEPDPPGNTERIEIQGLLVDKSARTVTLQGETIDVSSKEFDLLWLLAKSAGELVTRDFLTQSLRGFEYDGFDRSIDLRISRLRKKLGDNPVAPFRIKTVWGQGYQLVREAW; from the coding sequence ATGACGACAATACCAAATACACACCTGTTACTCATTGAAGATGACCATGAACTGGCACACTGGATCTGTGACTACCTAACTGAAAAATCCTTTACCGTCAGCCTGTGCCATCGCGGCGATGAGGCCCCGCAGCAGATCCTGAGTTTGAACCCGGATCTGGTGATCCTCGATGGCATGCTGCCCGGCTTGGATGGGCTGGACGTCTGTAAACAAGTCAGACCCCAATATTGCGGACCTATCCTGATGCTGACCGCACGGGATGAAGATATGGACGAAGTACTGGGACTGGAAATGGGCGCCGATGACTATCTCACCAAGCCGGTGCGAGCACGGGTATTGCTCGCGCGGATCCGTGCGCTGCTGCGCCGCCATAACCCAACCAGTGTTGAACCAGATCCCCCTGGCAATACAGAACGTATCGAGATACAGGGCCTGTTAGTGGACAAAAGCGCCCGCACCGTCACCTTACAGGGCGAGACCATTGACGTGTCATCCAAAGAGTTTGATTTACTCTGGCTGCTGGCAAAATCAGCCGGCGAGCTGGTTACCCGGGATTTCCTTACCCAGTCTCTGCGTGGTTTTGAATACGATGGATTTGATCGCTCCATCGATCTGCGCATCTCACGGTTACGTAAAAAGCTCGGTGACAACCCGGTTGCGCCCTTTCGCATCAAAACGGTCTGGGGACAGGGCTATCAGTTGGTTCGGGAAGCCTGGTGA
- a CDS encoding DUF3019 domain-containing protein produces MRKFISTLALIGITLFHNQAVANAPVTLTLSPQQCVALHQGEYCHSELTIHWQASSPGDYCLTHANREQPLKCWQTTAKGTMTMDLQFNQNVHFFLQDTQQKTLASAQLTYAWVYNKSKNTRVRWRMF; encoded by the coding sequence ATGCGTAAATTTATCTCTACTTTAGCCCTTATTGGCATAACACTTTTCCACAACCAGGCTGTTGCCAACGCCCCCGTAACACTGACACTCAGTCCGCAGCAATGTGTCGCGCTGCATCAGGGTGAGTATTGTCACAGCGAACTGACCATCCACTGGCAAGCGAGCTCGCCAGGCGACTACTGTCTGACACATGCCAATCGTGAACAACCACTAAAATGTTGGCAGACCACTGCGAAAGGCACAATGACGATGGACCTTCAATTCAATCAAAATGTGCATTTCTTCCTGCAAGATACGCAGCAAAAAACACTGGCTAGTGCTCAGTTAACCTATGCCTGGGTTTATAACAAAAGTAAAAATACACGCGTAAGATGGCGAATGTTCTGA